A genomic stretch from Thermodesulfobium sp. 4217-1 includes:
- a CDS encoding BsaWI family type II restriction enzyme, which yields MEYEDLQNLYEEKKKEHNDDVYKYVSELLKEAKQKHKKDWDKSPTKNGDHEQSWRAFKGKNLEKLVQYIIKDEVKELGLTVINGNALERSKNLSQELSKVKRNLVINYGVYGMHLPDVDIIIYKKESCKVLAVLSCKVTLRERIAQTGYWKLKLLEDENTRHIKVYFITPDEDSTLTKKSPMKKGRAIVEADLDGSYVLTEEKVEESNKVKLFDKFIEDLKNLLK from the coding sequence ATGGAATATGAAGATTTGCAGAATTTGTACGAAGAGAAAAAGAAAGAACACAATGATGATGTATATAAATATGTATCCGAATTGCTAAAAGAAGCAAAACAAAAACACAAAAAAGACTGGGATAAAAGCCCTACTAAAAACGGTGACCATGAGCAAAGCTGGAGAGCTTTCAAAGGTAAAAATCTTGAAAAATTGGTTCAGTACATTATTAAAGACGAAGTTAAAGAATTGGGTTTGACAGTTATTAACGGGAATGCCCTTGAACGCTCAAAAAACTTAAGTCAAGAACTCAGCAAAGTAAAAAGAAATCTTGTTATAAATTATGGAGTCTATGGAATGCATTTGCCTGATGTAGATATTATTATCTACAAAAAAGAATCTTGTAAAGTTTTAGCTGTGCTCTCTTGTAAGGTTACTTTAAGAGAAAGAATTGCTCAAACGGGGTATTGGAAATTGAAGCTTCTTGAAGATGAAAACACCAGACATATCAAGGTATATTTTATAACTCCAGACGAAGACAGCACCCTAACGAAAAAGTCTCCTATGAAAAAGGGTAGGGCAATAGTTGAAGCTGATTTAGACGGAAGTTATGTACTAACTGAAGAGAAAGTCGAAGAAAGCAACAAAGTAAAACTTTTTGATAAATTTATTGAAGATTTGAAAAACTTGCTAAAATAA